A single Macaca mulatta isolate MMU2019108-1 chromosome 15, T2T-MMU8v2.0, whole genome shotgun sequence DNA region contains:
- the LOC144334899 gene encoding uncharacterized protein LOC144334899, producing MVQPPPVAKEIPGNVDPSCMVQPPCATTEIPGMQTLSHMVQPLSAATEIPENADPQTHGTATIYGHGNSKECRPSVTWYSHHIWPRKFRGMHTPVAWCSHSLQPQKFWRTQTPVAWYSHYLWPWKFQRTETLIPMVQPPPMATEIQGNADPQSHGTATTCGHRNPGEHRLQSHGAATTYGHRNPGEHRLQSHGAATTCSHGNSRECRPQSHGTATIYGHGNSREHRHQSHGAATTCGHGNSGECRPQSLKYELHCSECGRVSLCAELSIQKGRWLQECLPPLQSSGPRADTLGRGPCSAIVPGEGPPTLTVHLLGAEATTGSQRPSSAQTTVS from the coding sequence atggtgcagccaccgcctgtggccaaggaaattccagggaatgtagaccccagttgtatggtacagccaccatgtgcgaccacagaaattccaggaatgcagaccctcagtcacatggtacagccactatctgcagccacagaaattccagagaacgcagaccctcagacacatggtacagccactatctatggccatggaaattccaaggaatgcagaccctcagtcacatggtacagccaccatatatggccacggaaattccgaggaatgcataccccagtcgcatggtgcagccacagcctgcagccacagaaattctggagaacgcagaccccagtcgcatggtacagccactacctatggccatggaaattccagagaacagagaccctcattcccatggtacagccaccacctatggccacggaaattcaggggaacgcagaccctcagtcacatggtacagctaccacctgtggtcacagaaatcctggggaacacagactccagtcgcatggtgcagctaccacctatggtcacagaaatcctggggaacacagactccagtcgcatggtgcagccaccacctgcagtcacggaaattccagggaatgcagaccccagtcacatggtacagccaccatctatggccatggaaattccagggaacatagacaccagtcgcatggtgcagccaccacctgtggccatggaaattctggggaatgcaggccccagtctctaaagtatgaacttcactgcagtgaatgtggaagagtttctctctgtgcagagctcagtatccagaaggggagatggctccaggaatgccttcctcctcttcagagctcagggcctagggctgacacccttgggaggggtccttgttcagcaattgtgcctggagagggtcccccaacactcaccgtgcacctcctaggagcggaggctacaacagggagccagagaccaagctctgctcagacaacagtgagctga